The Lipingzhangella halophila genomic interval CCCGCGCGGCGATACGGGCGTGCCGGAGCTGGGTGGGAAGAATGGCCAGCGCAACAACGCCCACCAGGAGCGCCCCGGCGAGCGCGGGCATGGCACCCGCCGGCGCGGCGACGGGTACGGCGGCCACCACCCAAAGCACGGCCCAGAGCATGATGCTGCCCAGTACCGCCAGGTACAGGAGGAGCGATGCGGTGAGTCGCACGCGGGACACGGGTGGCTCCTGATCCGCGGGTTCCTCGGGTTTCCCCGGCATGGGCGCGGGCGGGTGCGGTCGGGATGCGGCGAGCGCGGCGGCCACGGCGGCACCGGCCCCCAGGAGCGCGAGGACGAGCAGGATTCCGGGCACGTGCAGCACCGCCCGCCACAGCGGCGTTCCCTCGACCATCGGTCGCAGCAGGTCCGCCCCGGTCCACGAGAGCAGTACGCCCAACAGCAGCGTGAGCAACGGCGCGACGGCGCCCACCCGCCGGTCGTCCGGGGACGGGTTCGGCCGCCGCGGGGCCGCCTCCAGCCCGCGCCCATCCCCGGAGAAGCCGGGCATCGGGGTCGGCCGGGGAGACACGGGTACCGGCCGGTTCGGATTCCGGGCGCTCGGTTCGGGAGCGGTAACGGGAACGGGGGTGCGCAGGGTGTCCTCGAACGCGTCGAGCCGCGCGAGCGTCGCGGCATGGCTGCCGGCCAACCGCTTGGCCTGCCCGGCGAGGCGGTACCGGCTGCCGGCCGGCTCGCCGGAGTCGTGCTGGGTGTTCGGGGTGGCGGTGTCCGTGCCGGCGTTCACCGGACTGCTCCTTCCGTCGAAGCGGCGGCGCCGTCGCCTCCCGACGGCATGGTCGAGGCCCGGAGCTCCCGGATTATGGCGTCGAGCTCGGTCACGTGGCGGTCCGGGGAGTACTCCGCAAGCACCCGGCCGACCTCCCACAGCCCGGCGAGGTCCGGGGCCGGGGTGTCGACGTTCTCGAACACCCGGAAGTAGCGCTCCACCTCGCCCGGCGTCAGCCGCGCGGAGAACGGTTCCTCCGGCAGCACGTCGGTGGGCTTCGCTGTTGCCGGGGCCCGCGGCGACGTCATCCCGTGCCGGAAGCGCGCCGGAAGGTTGGCACTCTGCCAGGCCCGGACGACCTCGATGCGGGCGATCCCGAGCAGCTCGTCGCGGCGCGAGCGCAGGGTCGAGTGCGCCTGCCGGTGCCGGGACAACCACTCCTGCACTTCGTCGCAGCGCGCCTCGCACTCGCGCAGCGCCTGGTCATATACCTTCCGTGCGCGCCGTTGCGCCGCGGCGTAGGGGTTGTGCACCAGGGACTCCAGAAACACCGCGCCCACCGCGAAGGTCCCGAGCAGCGCCATGACCGCGAAGGGGGGAACCTGCAACACTCCTTCCGCGCGGTAGTAGGCGAGCATCAGGAACAGGTAGCCGATCCAGATCAACCCGCCCAGGCCGAACACGATCGGGACGAGGCCGGGCCGGCGGGCTACGTAGTCCGCCGCGGCGCGGCCCATTCGCCGGCGCAACGGCTCGGGGGCGTCCGCGTCCGCGGGGGCGTCCCTGAGGTGCCGTGTCGCGCGGAGCCGCATCGACCACTCGGACAGGGAACGCCCGAGCGCGTAGAGCAGGAACGCCAGAATGGGGCCGAGAAGCCAGCCGAGGTAGCCGCTCCAGTGCCCTTCGCGGATCTGCAGACTCTCCAGGCCCACCCGGTAGAGGAACCAGGACTCGATGGCGGCGATGGCGGCGATGGTCGTCCACACGAACCCCTGAAGCACGGGGTGGGTCTTCGTGCGTTCGTCCGGCGGGATCGACGCGTAGGCGTCGTCGAGGGAGTCGAGCTTGCGGCGGGCCTCGGTGATGGGGCGGCCCGTGGCACGCAGCCGCAGCGCGCGCAGTCCGCGTTCCACCGCCGAGTCGTTCCGCATGACGGCGTTGATCAGCGCGCCGAGCTCGCCGCCCCGGTTGACGATGACGCGGGTCGCGTTGATGGACCCGCTGAACTGCTGGGCCATCTCGTAGTTGTTGACGGTGTCGGGGGAGCCTTCGGGCGGGAAGTGCCCTCTCCCCGCGGTCATCTCGTGCTGCGGGCAGTTGCACCCGTCGTGGCAGGAAAGCGGGATGAAGCCGATTCCTGGTGGCGCCGGGAACTCCTCTGGTGCGTCGCCGCCGCTCCACGCGGACGCGGCGGAACCGCCGTGCGCGCCGGCCGCGTCGCCGGCCGGGTGCTCGCCGTTGGGATCGTCACCGGGAAACTCGGGCCGCTGGGGCATCTCTCCTCCTTTCGCGGGTGGTGCGGTCAGTCGGTGAACCCGATGACGACGCGGCGGTTGTCCTGCGCGCACTCGGCATCGGCAAGCTCGCCGTCCTTGTAGTCGTCCGCGCAGGCCAGGTCGCTCTCCCCCTTGCCTTCGACCGTGATGTCGGCGAAGCCCAGGGATTCCAGGTAGTCGGCGACCGCCTCGGCCCGCCGCTGGGAGAGCTTTTTGTTGTACTCGGCGGAGCCCTTGGAGTCCGTGTGCCCGGTGACGGCCACGCTCTGCTCGAACCCGCCCCCGCCCGCGTCGACCGCCTCGTCGAGCAGGTCGTTGGCCGAAGGGCGGAGCTTCGCGGAGTCGAAGGAGAACAGCAACTGCGAGGGCAGCTCCAGCTCGCTCCGGTCCGCGAGGTCAGCTTTTGGGACCATCACCTCGGTGTCCGCCACCTCTGGGGGATCGGCATCGACAGTCTCCGTGGGCGCGCGTTCCTCGCCCGGGGACGTCGCGCACTCCCCGGCCCCGTAGATCCCGCAGACCTCGGTCCAGACGTCCTGAACGGTGCCGCGCTGTGTCCGGTCAAAGCCGTGCTCGGGGCTGTTCTGCAGGAAGACCGTGACATTGACGCCGTCCAGCCCTTCCTTGGGCTCCTCACCGGAGGACGCGCAGTCCGCCACGATCTCGTCGCGCCCCAACCCTTCGTCGAAGTAGCGGTTCAGGTCCAGGCATCCCGTGTTCACCAGACCGTCGGTGAACACGTGCAGCCTGCGGACCGTGTCGGGATCGGGGGCCTTGGTGGAGCCCGTGAGCTTGCCGGCCCCGCTGGCGATGGCGCCGAGGACATCGCTGCCGTCGCTCGCGGCGGACGGCCGCGGCAGGTCCGCCAGCCGCTCACCCAAACAGTCGCGAACCCGCCCCAGGTCCTCGTGCTGCTGGCCGTCGGCGGTGCCGACGGCCTCGGCGATCCGCGTCCGGTCCAGCAGGTACTCGGGGGTGCTCTCGCCTCCGCTGAACCGGGCCACGGAGAGCAGCCGCTCCCCGCCCTGCCCGAAGACGTTCTCGTCCACGGCGAGCTCGCTGACGTCATCGGAGAAGTCCGGGAACTCCCCGCTGTCGCGCCACATCGAGGCGCTCACGTCGACCAGTACGACGGTTTCGGCGCTGACGTCCTCGTCGGGTCCGGTGTAGGTGGAGCCGAGCGCCTCGTCGCAGGAGAGGTCGCTGCTGACCTGTTCGGCTTCGGGGAAGCAGGCCGAAAGCGCCGTGAGTACCAGGCAGGCGGCCATGATGCGGGGACGGCGTCCGACGGGCGGGGGGTGTTCGGCAGGCACGGATTCTCTCCTTCGGGACGGAGGGGTTCTCCGTTGGTTCCGTTACTAGTCGTCGCCGGGTGCACGGATCCGGTAGAAGTACGGGGTCTTCTAGGTCCGGCCGCGTTGCGCGTCGTCGAGCTCCTGGACCGGGACGCCGAGGTGCTCCAGGACCCGGCGCAGGGCGGTGTCACTGGAGAAGGCGAACTCGAACAGGCCGGCGTCCTGCCGCTGGGCGGTCTGGATCATGTCGGCGAGGGTGTCCGTGAGCTGTTCGCCTTCGCGTGCACGCGCGTTGATCGCGTCTTCGAGGACCTTCGCGGGGCTCAGCTCGGGGTTCGACGCCAAGCTGAGCGCGTCGGCCGTGATCCATGTTGCGTTGCGCTCGTCGACGCGTCCCAACTGCTCCATGGCACCGATCAGCAGCGAGCGCCAGCGCTCCTGGCGCTCGGACAGCTCGTCGATGTGCTGCAGCTTGCGCTCGTGCCTGCCCACCTGGTCCATCCGGTGCAGCCAGGCTTCCTGCTGCTTGGCGCGGATCTCGTCGCAGACGTCCACCCATGCGTAGAGCTGAGCATCCACCAGGTCGTAGGGCGCGTCGACCACGGCGCGGTCGCGGCCGGGCCGGGCCTCCGGGCCGTGCACGGGCGGGTCGGGCCGCTTGGGCATCACAAAGTGGACCCGGGCGTGCTCGTCGGCGATGCTCTTTTCCAGCTCGGCCGCGCGGTGGGGCGCCAGGCCGCGGCCCAGCGGCCGGACCTGGCTCATCACCTCGGAGCGGATGACGGCCTTGCGGTTCTCGATGAACCGGTTGATCTCCTGCTGCATCTCGTCCCGGCGCTCGGGATCGGAGTCTGTGACGGTGGCGCGCCACACGATCCGCACCCTCACGCTGAAGGTGAACGCGTCGTCCCTGGCGGGTGTCGCGAACGGGGGCAGGAGCGTGTCGGGGACCGCGAGCGTGATGGTGTCGGGGTCGCCGTGCTCGTCGGGCATCCAGCCCTCCCGCAGTGCCGGTTCCCGATCCGCGGGGGAGAACCAGGAACGGATGCGCTCCCAGAAGGTCGGGGCGCCGGGCGCGCGCCGATGCCCCGGCCGAATCCGGGCGAACCGGCCGGTGCGGGAGTCTCGTGGCTGGTCAGTCCGTGCCATCCTCGCCTCGTCTCCTCTCGTCAGAGCCGCTGGATCCGGTGCGGCGGTAGGCGGCTATGTGGTCGCGCACCTTCTCGTAGTTCTCGATCTGCTCCCGCAGGCCCGGTCCAGCGCGCCGCAGGTGATCCAGGATCCGGTTCATACGTCCGCGGAGTCCGGGGCTTCCCGTTTCGGGTGACCTGGCGACCCTGTCCCAGTCGTGCAGCACGTTCCACGCCCTGCGGCTAAGGTTCTTGTCCTCGCGCGTGGCCAGGGCGATCGCCCACAGCCGCGCGATCCCCCCGGTCAACTCCTCGATGTCGGGAGTGGCACTTCCAGAAGGAGGGCGGTCGCCAGGGGCGAGGTAGGGGGCATCGAGCCAGGCCAGAAGGTCGGGCTGGTCCCCGCGAGGGGCCGCCTCCCCGTAGCTGCGGTCGAGGGAGGAGATCCGCAACAACGCCTGCACCGCGGCCACCGTGGACACCGGCCCCTGGGTGGACGCCTGCGTGGTGAGCAGATGCACGGCCCGGTACCGCATTCCGGCGTCGTAGGCACCCTCCAGAGCCGCGGCCACGTAGTAGCTGGGGCTCCCCCAGCGCGTCATGGGGTCGAGATCGAGGCGCTGGAACGCGTCCTTGATGGCGGTGAACACGCGGTCGGGCTCGCTCTGGGCGATCCGGGTACCAAAGGCCAGCACCGCCGTGTGCCGCGGAGCCTGGTCGCGGTCACGCATCCATCGTTCGAGCAGCTCAAGTGCCCTGGTGCGCTGCACACCACCCACGACCAGGTGCTCCATAACCCAGGCGACCACCGTGGGGCAGTGCCGTACGCGCCACGCCTCCCGCTGCCGCTCCGACGGGCTCTGGGCCTCCTTGGCGAACGGTGAGGACAGCCGCGCCCACGGGTCGAGCACCTCCGTGGCGATCTGCTCGAAGTCGTGCTGGGCCAGCCGGCTCAGGGCGAGGTCGACGCCGATCTGCACGTTCAGGGCATCGTCCCCGAACTCTTTTGGGGACTTCTCGCACAGGTGGACGAGCCACTCCCGCAGGGGGCGCCGCGCCGCCTCGTACTCCTGCCAGACCACGTCGATGAGCACGTTGCGCAGGGGTGGCTGCCGCAGGGTGACGATGGTGTCCACCGCGCCGTCAGCGTCCGAACCGGCATCGCCCTGCTGGGTCTCGATATGGCCCTGCTGGGTCTCGACGTGCCGGAGCCGGCGCGCCAGGGGGCGCGCGAAGGTCTTGCGGCGCCACTTTCCGTCCGGCAGCTCCGCTTTCTGCAGCCGGGTGGCGAGGTTCTCGGCCGCGTCGATGACCGTGGCGAGCCGGCAACCGTCGAGGACCGCGCCGGCGATCACGTAGGCCTGGTCAACCGGGGAATGCGCGGCGGACCCGCCCCTGAGCAGCCCTTGGGCTTGGGCTCGCAGGCGCGCGATGCGTGCCCCGGCGACGCGCGCGTCCAGCTCGTCGGCGACGACGGCCGCGCCTCGCTCGGTCTCCTCGGCGAGGAGGTGTGCCAGGGTGGACGCGTCAGCGGGAGACTCGAAGGTCGCCCGCCACGACCGGACGCTGGGAATCGTCCCCACCTGCTCCAGGAGCCGCGGCACACGCCCGGCGGCAGCGGAGTCGACACCCGAGCGCGCGGGGGTGGTGATGTCGCGCGGGAGCAGGAACCACGCCAGGTTCCGTTCGAACACCGCGTGCTTGTCGGGCGGGTCGTGCTCAACGGCGTGCAGCCGCACCGCGCCGAGCTCGTCATCCTCGTCGACCAGGACGACCAGGTGGGCATCGTGCTCGCGCAGGGCTGACCGCAGCTTCGCGACGTCGGTCGTCGAGCACTCGCGGAGGGAGCCCATACCGGTGGCGTCGAGCAGGTAGCCGCTCGCCCCGCCGTCCACCCGCTCCGCGAGCGTCCCGAGCGGGGTCGAGGACTGGACCTGTCGGAGGGGGCGGTCTTTCGTGGGCGCGCCGACGTCGGCCAGGGCACACAGCGCCGCCGTGCGGCGCCCACTGTCCTGGCGTCCTTTGAGGAGGACGATCTGGTCGTCCGTCCGCAGCCGCCACGCCAGTTCGGTCTCGCCCTTCGTGGCGACACGCACGCAGAGCAGGGAATCCACCTCGTCCGGGCCGAATGGCGCGTCGGACGGCCCATCGCCAGTGGATGGCGCGGTGAGATAGACGGAGTTGGTGATCCGGTAGTTGTCCCCGAGCGTGACGCTGCCGCTTGTGGTGCTCACCGAGCCCTTGATCAGGCGCTCGGCGCGGATGTCCCGGATACGTTCGGTCGCGTTGGCCCCGTAGTCGGCGTCGTACCACTCCTCCCGCTCGCGCCGTTCTCTGGAATCCCGCACAGCGTGTGGCTGCTGCTGGGGTGGCTGGTCTCCGTGGGACGCGTCGCGGCCGCCGTCCCCATTCTCATTGGGGCTCCCGCCGACCTGGGGCGGTGTCGCGGGGTCGCCTGTGCCGCCGGGCGCAGCCGCCTCCTGCCGCCCACCGGCGGCAGCGGGGCTCTGGTCCGGTGTGTGAGGTCGCATCGTGCCCGGCAATCAGGACCGGTACCGGTTGTCGATGGTGTCGCCGAACATGACGTTCCCGCCGCCGGTGCTTACGCCGCCGTAGATCGCACGGCCCGCCTCGTCGCGCCGCTCGCCCGGCTCCTGGTTATCCCGTGCGCCGGGCGGTTGGGGCGGCGGTGCCGGCTCCTCGCGCGTTCCCCGGGCGAATCCCTCCTCGGGCTCGGAGGAGGATTCCGGTTGCGCGGCCGGCTCGGGGACGTGGAGCCACGCGTTCGCGTGGAAGCCCTTGGCGGGCTCGTCGAGGGCGATCGAGTCGAAGTGCCAGCGGTACAGCGCGTGCGTGCCCTCCTCGATGACGTCGGAATAGATCGACTCGGAGACCACCAGGACGAGGTTGCTGGCCGGGTGGTCCGCCAGCGCCTGGCGGACCTGGTCGTTGTCGCGCATCCGGCACACGGTGACCGCGGCCTTGCCGGCGAACCCGTTCTCGCCAATGCGGATGTTCCCCTGGTGGACGGCGACCCGCAGCCGGACCCGGTAGGCATCGTTGAGCGGCTTGTTGTGGTGGTACAGCGCCTTGTCGAGCTCGTTGACGAAGTCGGAGATGGTGCGGTCCTCGACCGTCCCCGGCGGCAGAATCGCGAGCTCGCCGTCGCCCTGCTGCTGCCGGTCCCATTCGAGGCGGTTCAGATCGCCGTTCTCGCAGGCGCGCCGCAGAATCGCCAACAGGTCACTCTGCAGTTTGAGCTGACCTTCCTGGTTCCTGGAGCTGTACGACTCGGCGTCGACCGCGACGGTTAGCCGGCGCAACGGGGGGCTGGTGTCCATGCGCAGTGGTCCTCCCATCGGGATATGGCGGGAATCTCGCCTGTTGTAGCGGCAATCTCCCATATCCCGTCGCGCCGAATCCGGTACTTTTACGGATTCCCCGGAGAAACCATGGATCAGCGCGCGTCGGGGGGAAGCTCCGCCGCATCCGCGAGCGCGCCGAGCGCGGTGATCGCATTTGTGCGATAGCCGGTGTTCACGATCCCGCGCCGCCGCAGGCCCGCCAGCGCCTTCTGCACCGCCGCTTCCGACGCGCCGATGATGGAGGCGAGTTCGGGCTGGGTGATCGGGATTCCCAGCTCAACACGGTCGTCGTGGCGCACCCCGTAGTCCAGGTAGAGCCGGTAGAGCACGCGGGCCAGCCGGACCGGGGCCTCGTGCGCGCTGTAGTCCACCACACGCTCGGTCGTCGAACGGAGCTTGCCGACAACCGACGCGCTCACCGCACGGAACGCCTCGGGGTCCCGGGCCAGGTAGGCCTCGAACTCGCGATGCCCGATGACCAGGGCCAGAACCGGACCGGTGGCGGCGACGGTCGCGACGCGCGGGCGGTCGTCCATTCCGGCAAGCTCACCGATGAGGTCACCGCGGGAGCGGATCGCGAGCAGCACCTCTCGCCCGTTGTGCGAGCTGGACGTCACCTTGGTGAGACCGTCGATGAGGACGTAGACGTGTTTCGTTGTCTCGCCCTGGTGGACGAGGACCTCCTCGGCCGCGAACTCCTTGGGAAGTCCCGCCGCGAAGAGAGTGCGGCGCTGGTCAGGGGTGAGGGAGGCGATGGCGCTCTTCGGGGGCCAGGGGCGACGATCCATAGGCTGCCGTGCTCCAGTCGCGTTATCGGTGCACCGTCGGGTGCGCGGGTTGTCTTATTCGCACCTTCTGGCCACCTCTGTAGGGAGAATGCACTGGATTCCGGAATTCATTCCGGCTCGGACCGCAGTATAGATTTCCCGGTACCGGATGCTGTCCGGATAAATCCGCGGGCC includes:
- a CDS encoding OmpA family protein — encoded protein: MPAEHPPPVGRRPRIMAACLVLTALSACFPEAEQVSSDLSCDEALGSTYTGPDEDVSAETVVLVDVSASMWRDSGEFPDFSDDVSELAVDENVFGQGGERLLSVARFSGGESTPEYLLDRTRIAEAVGTADGQQHEDLGRVRDCLGERLADLPRPSAASDGSDVLGAIASGAGKLTGSTKAPDPDTVRRLHVFTDGLVNTGCLDLNRYFDEGLGRDEIVADCASSGEEPKEGLDGVNVTVFLQNSPEHGFDRTQRGTVQDVWTEVCGIYGAGECATSPGEERAPTETVDADPPEVADTEVMVPKADLADRSELELPSQLLFSFDSAKLRPSANDLLDEAVDAGGGGFEQSVAVTGHTDSKGSAEYNKKLSQRRAEAVADYLESLGFADITVEGKGESDLACADDYKDGELADAECAQDNRRVVIGFTD
- a CDS encoding Crp/Fnr family transcriptional regulator; this encodes MDRRPWPPKSAIASLTPDQRRTLFAAGLPKEFAAEEVLVHQGETTKHVYVLIDGLTKVTSSSHNGREVLLAIRSRGDLIGELAGMDDRPRVATVAATGPVLALVIGHREFEAYLARDPEAFRAVSASVVGKLRSTTERVVDYSAHEAPVRLARVLYRLYLDYGVRHDDRVELGIPITQPELASIIGASEAAVQKALAGLRRRGIVNTGYRTNAITALGALADAAELPPDAR